The Prochlorococcus sp. MIT 1300 genome has a window encoding:
- the ispE gene encoding 4-(cytidine 5'-diphospho)-2-C-methyl-D-erythritol kinase, giving the protein MNMMKAQNLSRNSLLVRAPAKINLHLEVLGLRSDGFHELAMVMQSIDLFDQIEITSTNDGSITLSCNDPSLKTDEENLIIRAATLLRNRFGSEDLGASIHLEKSIPIGAGLAGGSSDGAATLVGLNALWGLNLSSQELHSLAAKLGSDVPFCLTGGTQLCFGRGEILEMLPSSCNSMAILLLKDPFVSVSTPLAYGRSKELYGSKYLLKESDFEIRRESLRKQNWLNLLDAANPPPLRNDLQKVVSPITPAVQKALNLLEELPGALSVAMSGSGPSCFALFAGLEEAKSALNQNIAEFKSAGFDCWCCSLISQGILLEKND; this is encoded by the coding sequence ATGAATATGATGAAAGCTCAAAATCTATCTAGGAACTCTTTGCTGGTCAGAGCCCCTGCAAAGATTAATTTGCACTTAGAAGTTTTAGGGCTAAGGAGTGATGGCTTTCATGAATTAGCAATGGTTATGCAGAGTATTGATTTGTTTGATCAAATTGAGATTACAAGTACAAATGATGGTTCGATAACTCTTAGTTGTAATGACCCAAGCCTTAAAACTGATGAAGAGAATTTAATTATTAGGGCTGCTACTTTACTTCGAAATCGTTTTGGGAGTGAAGATCTTGGTGCATCAATTCATCTTGAAAAGTCAATCCCTATAGGGGCTGGGCTTGCTGGAGGATCTAGTGACGGGGCGGCAACCCTGGTTGGACTTAATGCTCTGTGGGGGCTAAACCTTTCATCACAAGAACTTCATTCATTGGCAGCGAAGTTGGGTTCCGATGTTCCATTTTGTTTGACAGGTGGAACACAACTTTGCTTTGGTCGAGGAGAAATTTTGGAGATGCTTCCTTCATCATGCAATTCCATGGCAATTTTGCTGCTTAAAGATCCGTTTGTAAGTGTGTCGACACCATTGGCGTATGGGCGATCTAAGGAGCTTTATGGGTCTAAGTATTTACTGAAAGAGAGCGATTTTGAAATTCGTAGAGAATCCCTTAGGAAGCAAAATTGGTTAAATCTTTTGGATGCTGCTAATCCACCACCTTTACGTAATGACCTGCAAAAAGTTGTTTCTCCAATAACTCCTGCTGTTCAGAAGGCGTTGAACCTTTTAGAGGAATTGCCTGGAGCCTTGTCGGTAGCCATGAGTGGCTCAGGGCCAAGTTGCTTTGCTCTTTTTGCAGGGCTCGAAGAGGCGAAGTCAGCCTTAAATCAAAATATTGCTGAATTTAAATCAGCAGGCTTTGATTGTTGGTGTTGCAGCCTTATCTCACAAGGAATTTTGTTAGAGAAAAATGACTGA
- a CDS encoding DUF3082 domain-containing protein — translation MTESKKKITDAVEKNSSLTGQVTQSDEVQKGPMSFLSGSITSGLFAWLCLELSKRIVAYFTIHPPVYSSPIAQSIATGFKTLVVGVCFLATFTFGFIGLGLALVFIRSLFDAKNSDPA, via the coding sequence ATGACTGAGTCTAAAAAAAAAATTACTGATGCAGTTGAGAAGAATTCTTCTTTGACAGGTCAAGTCACTCAAAGTGATGAAGTGCAAAAAGGTCCGATGAGTTTCCTTTCAGGCTCTATTACTAGTGGCTTATTCGCTTGGCTTTGTTTGGAATTGAGTAAAAGGATTGTTGCGTATTTCACGATTCATCCTCCTGTTTACTCTTCTCCTATCGCTCAAAGCATTGCTACAGGATTTAAAACTTTGGTTGTAGGAGTGTGTTTTTTGGCGACATTTACTTTTGGGTTCATTGGCTTAGGCCTGGCGCTTGTGTTTATACGAAGTCTCTTTGATGCCAAGAACTCAGACCCTGCCTAG
- a CDS encoding translesion error-prone DNA polymerase V autoproteolytic subunit, producing the protein MELVSPILPLRRKRPTLELPLTRKSVPAGFPSPAEDYLDTGIDLNKELIKHPASTFFARVSGHSMNGAGIYNGDLLIVDRSLDPSPGHVVIAILDGAFTLKRLTKNNEILYLEAEHPNYPSIDLRSYKDIQIWGVVVHSIHHIGATI; encoded by the coding sequence ATGGAGCTCGTGTCGCCAATCTTGCCATTAAGGCGAAAGCGCCCAACGTTAGAACTTCCATTAACGAGAAAGAGCGTGCCAGCAGGCTTTCCCTCTCCTGCTGAAGACTACCTCGACACAGGCATCGACCTCAACAAGGAACTAATCAAACACCCAGCTAGCACCTTCTTTGCGCGTGTCAGCGGACATTCAATGAATGGGGCAGGCATTTATAACGGCGACCTCCTTATCGTCGACCGCAGCCTAGACCCAAGCCCTGGCCACGTCGTAATAGCGATACTTGATGGCGCATTTACTCTCAAACGACTTACCAAAAACAATGAGATTTTGTATTTAGAAGCAGAGCATCCCAACTACCCTTCAATTGACTTACGAAGTTACAAAGACATTCAAATATGGGGAGTAGTCGTGCACTCAATTCATCACATTGGGGCAACTATCTAA
- a CDS encoding 23S rRNA (pseudouridine(1915)-N(3))-methyltransferase RlmH, translating into MPITSRYRIIAIGKVRKVWIQKGISLYLKRIPGLAITEIRDSSPQKESRAIKSALKHDELMVVLTEEGESLSSLAFSQRLQNLGSKKLAFVIGGAEGLTPELKSIANWKVSLSPMTFPHEIARLLLIEQLYRAHAILQGTPYHR; encoded by the coding sequence GTGCCAATAACATCACGCTATCGAATAATTGCTATTGGCAAAGTCCGAAAGGTCTGGATCCAAAAGGGAATCTCTTTGTACTTAAAGCGGATACCGGGACTAGCCATTACAGAAATCCGTGATAGTAGTCCTCAAAAAGAGTCCAGGGCCATCAAGTCTGCGCTAAAACACGATGAATTAATGGTAGTCCTAACAGAAGAAGGTGAATCACTCTCTTCATTAGCCTTTTCTCAACGCCTTCAAAATCTTGGATCTAAAAAACTTGCTTTTGTAATTGGCGGAGCGGAAGGGCTGACACCAGAATTGAAATCTATAGCCAACTGGAAAGTAAGCCTATCTCCAATGACTTTTCCTCATGAGATAGCAAGATTGCTGTTAATTGAACAACTTTATCGAGCTCACGCCATCCTCCAAGGCACCCCCTATCACCGATAA
- the rsmA gene encoding 16S rRNA (adenine(1518)-N(6)/adenine(1519)-N(6))-dimethyltransferase RsmA: MVFLGHRSRKRFGQHWLIDPKVLDQILVEADLQPQDRVLEVGPGRGALTERLLNSPAAAVHAIELDRDLVDGLYKRFLFEKSRFTLQQGDVLSVSLIPPDGLASTKVVANIPYNITGPLLERLLGRLGKPGEISFRKLVLLLQKEVAERILAKPGQSHFSALSVRLQLMANCRKVCLVPPRCFQPPPKVTSEVISIEPFPSEKQIEPVLATHLDGLLRRAFMGRRKMLRNSLNGFCSHVVLESVAGSVGINLNKRPQELSPELWLAFSNGLVRAGQIDQKQ, from the coding sequence ATGGTTTTCCTAGGACATAGATCGCGTAAGCGATTTGGTCAGCATTGGCTTATTGACCCAAAGGTACTTGATCAAATTCTTGTGGAGGCTGACCTTCAACCTCAAGATAGGGTTCTTGAAGTTGGGCCTGGACGTGGTGCACTTACGGAACGCTTATTGAATTCACCCGCTGCGGCTGTGCATGCGATTGAATTGGATAGGGATCTTGTTGATGGTTTGTATAAGCGTTTTTTGTTTGAAAAATCTCGATTTACTCTTCAGCAAGGTGATGTTTTAAGTGTTTCATTAATACCACCTGATGGATTGGCTTCTACGAAAGTGGTGGCGAATATTCCATATAACATCACAGGACCATTGCTTGAACGATTACTTGGTCGTTTGGGGAAACCTGGAGAGATCTCGTTTAGGAAATTAGTACTCCTTTTACAAAAGGAAGTTGCAGAAAGGATTTTAGCTAAGCCAGGCCAAAGCCATTTCAGTGCTTTAAGCGTAAGACTTCAGTTGATGGCTAATTGTAGAAAAGTTTGTCTGGTCCCTCCTCGATGCTTTCAGCCACCACCCAAAGTGACCTCGGAGGTTATTTCTATAGAACCTTTTCCTTCAGAGAAACAGATTGAACCAGTATTAGCTACTCACTTAGATGGATTGCTTCGTAGAGCTTTTATGGGGAGGAGAAAGATGTTGCGAAACTCTTTGAATGGCTTTTGCTCTCATGTCGTTTTAGAGAGTGTTGCAGGTAGCGTAGGCATTAATCTCAATAAGCGACCACAAGAATTGTCCCCAGAGCTTTGGTTGGCCTTTTCAAATGGTTTGGTCCGTGCTGGTCAAATTGACCAAAAACAATGA
- the secD gene encoding protein translocase subunit SecD: protein MARQQGWFAIILFLALFAGAVCFRYPFQLGLDLKGGSQLTLEVQPTEEILSVTSEQLEAVKLVLDRRVNGLGVAESTLQTIGDNQLILQLPGEQDPTRAEKILGETALLEFRPQKVGKTEEIRGLQVFRANIRKIISLKADRTRDLDEREKSIKQILTNEQFISQQRLLGVEVQMDGSEDLLESTLNSINEAIANCFEPAFLTGKDLISAGRQQQQNVSSWEVTLSFNSEGGEKFAELTQQIAGTGRLLGIVLDGRSISEATVGEQFKAAGITGGAATISGNFTAEEARVLEVQLRGGSLPLPVRIQEVRTIGPGLGAENIRRSLIAALSGLALVAVFMLVIYRLAGFVAVIALSLYAVFNLAFYKLIPVTLTLPGIAGFILSIGMAVDANVLIFERVKDELRRGNTLIRSIEKGFLQAFSSIIDGHLTTLISCSALFFLGTGFVKGFAATLGIGVLLSLFTALSCTRTLLRFLMGYQVLRKATNFLPAKQLPSAFP from the coding sequence ATGGCACGCCAACAAGGATGGTTTGCCATTATCCTTTTCCTTGCATTATTTGCAGGAGCTGTTTGTTTTAGGTATCCATTCCAGTTGGGGCTAGACCTTAAAGGGGGTAGTCAACTTACCTTAGAAGTTCAACCTACTGAAGAGATACTTAGTGTTACTTCAGAACAACTTGAGGCTGTCAAATTAGTCTTAGATCGAAGAGTGAACGGGTTAGGTGTAGCTGAATCAACTCTGCAAACTATTGGTGATAATCAATTAATTCTTCAACTGCCAGGGGAGCAAGACCCTACTAGAGCTGAAAAAATATTGGGAGAGACAGCGTTGTTAGAATTTAGGCCTCAGAAAGTAGGAAAGACCGAAGAAATTCGAGGCTTGCAAGTTTTTCGAGCCAATATTAGAAAAATTATTAGCCTTAAAGCTGATCGGACAAGAGATCTAGATGAGAGGGAAAAGTCTATTAAGCAAATATTGACTAATGAGCAATTTATTTCACAGCAGAGATTGTTAGGAGTCGAAGTGCAGATGGATGGCTCTGAGGACCTATTAGAGTCAACTCTAAATAGTATTAATGAAGCAATTGCTAATTGTTTTGAGCCTGCTTTTCTAACTGGAAAGGACCTGATAAGTGCAGGTAGACAACAACAGCAAAATGTTTCTAGTTGGGAGGTAACTCTTTCTTTTAACAGTGAAGGAGGCGAAAAGTTTGCTGAGCTTACCCAGCAAATAGCAGGAACAGGAAGGTTATTAGGAATAGTGCTTGATGGGCGCTCAATTAGTGAGGCTACTGTTGGTGAACAGTTCAAAGCTGCTGGGATCACAGGAGGTGCGGCGACCATTAGCGGGAATTTCACCGCTGAAGAAGCACGTGTCCTTGAAGTGCAATTGCGTGGAGGATCACTTCCCCTACCAGTGCGGATTCAGGAAGTTAGAACGATTGGCCCTGGTCTTGGGGCTGAAAATATTCGAAGGAGCTTGATTGCAGCCTTGTCAGGCTTAGCCTTGGTAGCAGTATTTATGCTTGTGATATATCGTTTAGCTGGCTTCGTCGCTGTTATTGCATTAAGCCTTTATGCAGTATTTAATCTAGCTTTTTATAAATTAATTCCTGTTACTCTTACGCTTCCAGGGATTGCAGGTTTCATCTTAAGTATTGGTATGGCAGTAGACGCAAATGTTTTAATTTTTGAACGAGTTAAAGATGAACTACGTAGAGGAAATACCCTAATAAGATCTATTGAAAAAGGGTTTCTTCAGGCTTTTTCTTCAATTATTGATGGTCATCTAACAACATTGATAAGTTGTTCGGCCCTGTTCTTTTTAGGGACTGGATTCGTGAAGGGTTTTGCTGCCACGCTTGGTATAGGCGTCCTTTTAAGCCTTTTCACAGCCTTAAGTTGTACCAGAACACTTTTGAGATTTTTGATGGGGTATCAAGTTTTAAGGAAGGCTACAAACTTTTTGCCTGCAAAACAGCTCCCTTCAGCATTCCCTTGA
- the mnmH gene encoding tRNA 2-selenouridine(34) synthase MnmH, which produces MSGMGIRPHYPMKKFRDLAGPLIDLRSPSEFTKGHWPSAKNVPLFSDEQRSHIGTTYKKLGRSKAIVIGLKYAGPRLLVIAETLKGLLKEYKENYLSHKNKPINLKVYCWRGGMRSASIAWLAELLELNPAVLEGGYKTYRKWVLDQFEQNWPLHLLGGRTGTGKTDLLLVLEKQGFSFLDLEGLANHKGSSFGGLGLPSQPSTEHYENLISEKLESFNRNSSKQIWVEAESAHLGHCRVPQSLFKQMKEAPVLEICRTNAERVEHLVRGYSPHGKEALAEATKRISRRLGPQRTKEALEAISKEEWSSACEALLDYYDRCYDFGLDQAINRQTIHLSGLNPEDAAAKLIKLGLAIKSFPQQ; this is translated from the coding sequence ATGTCAGGCATGGGCATCAGACCTCATTATCCGATGAAGAAGTTCCGGGATTTGGCTGGTCCATTGATAGACCTTCGAAGCCCTAGTGAATTTACAAAAGGACATTGGCCAAGCGCAAAAAATGTCCCCCTTTTCAGCGATGAACAACGTTCCCATATTGGAACCACCTACAAAAAGCTAGGGCGGAGTAAAGCGATAGTTATTGGCCTCAAATACGCTGGGCCAAGATTGTTAGTAATTGCTGAGACACTTAAAGGTTTATTGAAAGAATACAAGGAAAATTATTTATCACATAAAAACAAGCCAATAAATCTCAAGGTCTATTGTTGGCGAGGTGGAATGCGATCGGCAAGCATTGCCTGGCTAGCAGAATTATTGGAACTAAATCCTGCTGTACTTGAAGGTGGTTACAAGACATACCGCAAATGGGTTCTTGACCAATTTGAACAAAATTGGCCTCTTCATCTGTTGGGAGGAAGGACAGGTACAGGCAAAACTGATTTGCTATTAGTCCTTGAGAAACAGGGTTTCTCCTTTCTTGATTTAGAAGGTTTAGCTAACCACAAAGGGAGTAGTTTTGGGGGTTTAGGCTTACCTAGCCAACCCAGTACAGAACATTATGAAAACCTAATTTCAGAAAAGCTTGAATCTTTCAATAGAAATTCCTCAAAGCAAATTTGGGTAGAAGCGGAAAGTGCCCACTTAGGCCATTGCAGAGTTCCTCAATCTCTTTTCAAACAAATGAAGGAAGCTCCAGTACTTGAAATATGCCGAACAAACGCAGAAAGGGTCGAGCATCTTGTTCGAGGGTATAGCCCCCACGGAAAAGAAGCACTTGCAGAAGCAACCAAACGAATAAGCCGGCGTCTTGGCCCGCAGCGGACAAAAGAAGCTCTTGAAGCAATTTCCAAAGAGGAATGGAGCAGTGCATGCGAAGCCCTGCTTGATTACTACGATCGTTGTTACGACTTTGGGCTCGACCAAGCAATCAATAGGCAAACCATCCATCTTTCTGGCTTAAATCCCGAAGATGCTGCCGCTAAGCTTATTAAGCTTGGCCTTGCTATTAAAAGCTTTCCCCAACAGTGA
- the psb28 gene encoding photosystem II reaction center protein Psb28, whose translation MSEPNPSAKIQFFKGVDEPVVPEIRLTRSRDGRTGQAFFVFEGPEALSPERMGEITGMFLIDEEGELATREVKARFVNGSPSALEATYVWKSQVDFERFMRFANRYAESHGLGYSDTSGEEKK comes from the coding sequence ATGTCCGAACCAAATCCCTCTGCGAAGATCCAATTCTTCAAAGGTGTTGATGAACCTGTGGTACCTGAGATTCGTCTAACAAGAAGTAGAGACGGAAGAACAGGGCAAGCTTTCTTCGTTTTTGAAGGTCCTGAAGCGCTATCCCCAGAGCGTATGGGAGAAATTACTGGAATGTTTTTAATTGATGAAGAAGGCGAACTCGCAACCCGAGAAGTTAAGGCCCGCTTTGTTAATGGAAGCCCAAGTGCTCTTGAAGCTACCTACGTCTGGAAATCCCAGGTTGACTTTGAGCGTTTTATGAGATTTGCAAATCGTTATGCCGAAAGTCACGGACTGGGTTACTCCGACACTTCCGGAGAAGAAAAGAAATGA
- a CDS encoding AI-2E family transporter, with amino-acid sequence MRFSQWLALIALLASGLLLWELREVLIHLFAGVVLSMGLCTLTGRIRAKWSIPRPFALTISIGGLLIIISLGLAVVMPPFLEEFQQLLLQLPTAAKELWILAIGAIDQISEIVYGEGYKQSNWSESIFENVLTALPNGPSIASGITDGIKKILGLAGNLGSGLVQLFFVLAVGLMVSIQPNQYREVAILLVPSFYRRRARAILLLCGEALSDWMTGVLLSSLCVALLAGIGLYLLGIKLVFANALLAGILNIIPNFGPVLSTILPMSVALLDTPWKALAVLGLYVFVQNLESYVITPSVMHHQLKLLPGLTLTAQFVFTIIFGPLGLLLALPLAVVFQVLIREVIIHDLLDPWKKKRLA; translated from the coding sequence GTGAGATTTTCCCAATGGCTAGCACTTATAGCTTTACTAGCCTCAGGCTTACTTCTCTGGGAACTTAGAGAAGTACTAATTCACCTTTTTGCTGGTGTAGTGCTTTCCATGGGGTTATGTACTCTCACTGGACGAATAAGGGCTAAATGGTCAATACCCAGACCATTTGCTCTAACAATATCTATAGGGGGCTTGTTAATAATAATTAGCCTTGGGCTTGCTGTAGTAATGCCTCCATTTTTAGAGGAGTTTCAGCAATTACTACTTCAATTACCTACAGCTGCGAAGGAACTTTGGATCCTAGCAATAGGAGCAATAGATCAAATTTCTGAAATTGTTTATGGTGAAGGTTATAAACAAAGTAACTGGAGTGAATCAATCTTTGAGAATGTTCTAACTGCTTTGCCAAATGGTCCCTCTATCGCTTCTGGAATAACAGATGGTATTAAAAAGATTTTAGGTTTAGCAGGCAATCTAGGCAGTGGTTTAGTTCAACTTTTCTTTGTTCTAGCAGTAGGCCTAATGGTTTCAATTCAACCAAATCAATATCGAGAAGTCGCAATACTATTAGTCCCATCTTTCTACAGACGAAGAGCTAGAGCAATACTACTGCTTTGCGGTGAAGCCTTAAGTGATTGGATGACAGGGGTGTTACTTAGCTCTTTATGTGTAGCACTTCTTGCAGGAATAGGATTATACCTTTTAGGAATAAAGCTTGTTTTTGCAAATGCACTTCTTGCTGGGATTTTAAATATAATTCCAAATTTCGGACCAGTTCTAAGCACTATTCTTCCAATGTCAGTTGCTTTACTTGATACACCATGGAAAGCATTAGCAGTTCTTGGCTTATATGTATTTGTTCAAAACCTTGAGAGTTATGTAATAACCCCTTCTGTAATGCATCATCAACTTAAATTGCTCCCAGGATTAACTCTGACTGCTCAGTTTGTATTTACAATCATTTTTGGCCCTCTAGGCCTACTATTAGCCCTGCCATTAGCCGTTGTTTTTCAAGTCCTAATAAGAGAAGTTATTATCCACGACCTGCTTGACCCATGGAAGAAAAAGCGTCTAGCCTAA
- a CDS encoding AI-2E family transporter has product MNARTLLIATTLVVITLLTWQLRWVLLIIFGAIVLAVALDVPIKKLNNLFHWPRAISLLIVLLFITLGGSIVFILLVPELLAQVNAFSDLFPTLLSKLSSIVSDNPRLVILKDSAPQLFEWQGIQPVGFKILGFAGGAANSLLQFFLISLLAILLALDPNSHRKILIAATPRPARIEMIELLNSCRENLGGWLAGMTISACSIFFLTWAALALLNMPLALLCALVCGLLTFIPTIGPTTATLLPLGIALLISPSLMLKVLITRLILQNLEAFIITPILLRRTVSLLPTVALTAQLSLGVLLGLPGVILALPLTVVLQVIFQRVLVKQITDRWN; this is encoded by the coding sequence ATGAATGCTAGAACACTTCTGATTGCAACAACATTAGTTGTAATTACGTTACTAACATGGCAACTAAGATGGGTACTTTTAATCATTTTTGGAGCAATAGTCCTCGCAGTCGCTTTAGATGTCCCAATCAAAAAGCTGAACAATCTTTTTCATTGGCCTCGAGCTATATCCTTACTAATAGTTCTACTTTTTATAACACTTGGAGGTTCTATTGTATTCATTTTATTAGTTCCAGAATTGTTAGCACAAGTAAATGCATTTAGTGATCTTTTCCCAACCCTTTTATCGAAACTGTCTTCCATAGTTTCAGACAATCCAAGATTAGTTATTTTAAAAGACTCAGCACCTCAGTTATTCGAATGGCAGGGGATACAACCTGTTGGATTCAAAATCCTTGGCTTTGCGGGAGGAGCTGCAAATAGTCTTTTACAATTTTTTCTAATTAGTCTACTTGCAATTTTACTTGCACTAGACCCTAATTCTCACAGAAAAATATTAATAGCGGCGACTCCTAGACCGGCAAGGATTGAAATGATAGAGCTACTTAACAGCTGCAGGGAAAATCTAGGCGGGTGGTTGGCGGGAATGACTATTTCTGCTTGCAGCATATTTTTCCTTACCTGGGCTGCTCTAGCCCTACTAAATATGCCACTTGCACTACTTTGTGCTTTGGTTTGTGGGCTCCTAACTTTTATTCCAACAATTGGGCCAACTACCGCAACCCTTCTTCCACTAGGGATTGCATTACTTATATCACCATCACTAATGTTAAAAGTATTAATTACCAGACTAATCCTACAGAATTTAGAGGCATTTATAATTACGCCTATATTACTCAGGCGAACAGTAAGTCTATTACCAACAGTGGCTCTTACAGCTCAACTAAGCTTAGGTGTATTATTAGGATTACCTGGGGTAATTCTCGCACTTCCACTAACAGTAGTTCTTCAAGTTATATTCCAAAGAGTATTAGTCAAGCAAATAACAGATCGCTGGAACTGA
- a CDS encoding pyruvate dehydrogenase complex E1 component subunit beta: MAGTLLFNALRDAIDEEMARDPNVCVMGEDVGQYGGSYKVTKDLYEKYGELRVLDTPIAENSFTGMAVGAAMTGLRPIVEGMNMGFLLLAFNQISNNMGMLRYTSGGNFTIPTVVRGPGGVGRQLGAEHSQRLEAYFHAVPGIKIVACSTPTNAKGLMKAAIRDNNPVLFFEHVLLYNLSEEIPQGDFTCALDQADLIKEGKDITILTYSRMRHHCIKAVEQLEADGIDVELIDLISLKPFDMNTIAKSIRKTHRVIIVEECMKTGGIAAELMSLITEECFDDLDAQPIRLSSQDIPTPYNGKLENLTIIQPHQIVDAAKKIVSKRN; this comes from the coding sequence GTGGCAGGAACGCTTCTTTTCAATGCTCTTCGAGACGCCATCGATGAAGAGATGGCCAGAGATCCCAATGTTTGTGTCATGGGAGAGGACGTTGGCCAGTATGGCGGCTCCTACAAGGTGACAAAGGACCTCTACGAAAAATACGGTGAATTAAGAGTCCTTGATACTCCTATCGCAGAGAACAGCTTTACAGGCATGGCTGTTGGGGCTGCCATGACAGGCCTACGCCCGATAGTTGAAGGCATGAATATGGGCTTCCTATTGCTTGCCTTTAATCAGATTTCAAACAATATGGGAATGTTGAGGTATACCAGCGGTGGTAACTTCACTATTCCAACAGTAGTAAGAGGGCCTGGAGGCGTTGGGCGTCAGTTGGGCGCTGAGCATAGTCAGAGGTTGGAGGCCTATTTCCATGCTGTGCCAGGGATCAAAATCGTTGCTTGCAGTACACCCACAAATGCCAAAGGCTTAATGAAGGCAGCAATACGAGATAACAACCCTGTGCTTTTCTTTGAACATGTATTGCTCTACAACTTAAGTGAGGAAATACCTCAGGGGGATTTTACTTGCGCTTTAGATCAAGCTGATTTAATTAAAGAGGGTAAGGATATAACTATTCTTACTTACTCTAGAATGAGGCATCATTGTATTAAAGCTGTTGAACAATTAGAAGCGGATGGAATTGATGTGGAATTGATAGATTTAATCAGCCTTAAGCCTTTTGATATGAATACAATTGCTAAGTCAATTCGTAAAACACATAGGGTCATTATTGTTGAGGAGTGCATGAAGACAGGTGGAATTGCTGCAGAGTTGATGTCTCTTATTACAGAGGAGTGTTTTGATGATCTAGACGCTCAACCTATAAGACTTTCTAGTCAAGATATCCCGACTCCATACAACGGCAAGCTAGAGAACTTGACAATTATTCAGCCGCATCAAATAGTTGATGCGGCTAAAAAGATTGTTTCAAAGAGGAACTAA
- the secF gene encoding protein translocase subunit SecF: MDASTNSQGYRRPLRLQLCRQRRKVWWISGLAICFSLIGLIRCYLTPSIGAPLRPGLDFTGGTQIQLDRVCVDNCDQINTTDLLDVLEDISLSDENGIKAPNLSGSRAQLLDGGKSLSLRLPFLSAAQGQKVVESIAPLAGPFQVDKTSVDTIGPSLGGKLLESSLTCLIVAFAGIALYISFRYDRRYAFLALVALAHDLIIVCGIFAWLGLLISLEVNSLFAVALLTIAGYSVNDTVVVFDRIRERSREDSPLPIVDQIDRAVSATLTRTLYTSGTTLLPLVALIIWGGSTLYWFAIALASGVLVGSWSSIALAPSLLSLKKDFQSK, encoded by the coding sequence ATGGACGCCTCAACAAACTCACAAGGCTATCGCCGTCCATTACGCTTGCAACTTTGTCGCCAGAGACGCAAGGTTTGGTGGATATCAGGTTTAGCTATTTGCTTCAGTTTGATCGGTCTGATTCGTTGTTATTTAACTCCTTCTATTGGAGCACCGTTACGGCCTGGTCTTGATTTTACTGGCGGCACTCAGATTCAGTTAGATAGAGTATGTGTGGATAATTGTGACCAGATTAATACCACAGATTTATTAGATGTATTAGAGGACATTTCTTTGTCCGATGAAAATGGCATAAAGGCACCAAATCTTTCTGGATCAAGAGCTCAACTCCTAGATGGAGGAAAATCACTTTCGTTGAGATTACCTTTTTTGTCTGCTGCTCAAGGACAAAAGGTTGTAGAGAGCATTGCTCCTTTGGCAGGACCTTTTCAAGTTGATAAAACTTCAGTTGATACTATTGGCCCAAGTCTCGGAGGTAAACTGCTGGAAAGCAGTTTGACCTGTCTTATTGTTGCATTTGCCGGGATTGCTTTATATATAAGTTTTCGTTACGACCGAAGATATGCTTTTCTTGCTTTAGTCGCCTTGGCGCATGATCTGATTATTGTTTGTGGGATTTTTGCTTGGTTAGGATTATTGATAAGTTTAGAGGTGAATAGTTTGTTTGCTGTTGCGCTTTTAACAATTGCCGGATATTCAGTTAATGATACTGTGGTGGTTTTTGATCGTATTAGAGAAAGAAGTAGGGAAGACTCTCCTTTGCCCATAGTGGACCAGATAGATAGGGCTGTTTCAGCAACGCTTACAAGAACACTTTATACAAGCGGTACAACATTACTTCCACTTGTTGCACTAATTATTTGGGGCGGGTCTACGCTCTATTGGTTCGCTATTGCGCTTGCTTCCGGCGTATTGGTAGGTAGCTGGTCTAGCATTGCTTTGGCGCCTTCTTTACTTAGCCTTAAAAAAGATTTTCAAAGCAAGTAA